A genomic window from Chlorobium phaeobacteroides DSM 266 includes:
- a CDS encoding formylglycine-generating enzyme family protein, protein MEKIIEAVLALIPFGKWLELIGLNKETSAILSLIVTATLGYVVVKGLKSFQKWRDVVKAAKDLKPEFDYFSIKDLSRIFIQTKATRVSPNRFDNPDEAYKHGWNPYALIDYMLKTSFNEKVESEKFYLVLADSGMGKTAFMVNLYLKNYSIYNFFSRNKYAMTLLRFQSPDKNKPVDILERLKSIKQEDIKNTILLLDGLDEDPFIISRDSAVSDEEAFNKRIDQIVSATRIYKDVVITCRTQYFPQQETDAYELHVRKPDGKGMYKLQKYYIFPFSDSDIQKYLDRKYGVFRFWNTEKKKSAQLIAKDNKSLLARPMLMNYIDYLVEENNIYTCTSQVYHVLIEKWLKREADKWKSEAEKKAFIDNLRKLSMSVALEIYHNWRSDGKLSIPKNRAKEIADEYNITLSADEVHGKSLLTCDAYLNWKFAHKSILEYFIAKQAAEDTGFAVKLQFAGMNMTRKFCSEFGLSSLIESNYVLIRGDEFTMGSPKHEVDRSDNETEHQVKLSDYYLCKYAVTVADFKRFAEEIGYTTDAETAGSSSVFDGKAWNKKVGINWRHGVSESLRSAGEYNHPVLHVSWNDAVAYAGWLSLQTGKSFRLPTEAEWEYACRAGKGEPFSTGENLTTDQANYDGNYPYNGNRKGVFRGTTIACDALEPNALGLYNMHGNVWEWCSDRYGDKYYDECKAKGIVENPVGPETGSLRVLRGGSWFNYARICRSAYRDGDSPDYRSDDAGFRLAFVP, encoded by the coding sequence ATGGAAAAAATAATTGAAGCTGTTCTGGCATTGATTCCGTTTGGTAAGTGGTTAGAGTTGATCGGATTAAACAAAGAAACAAGTGCCATTTTATCACTTATTGTAACGGCCACTCTGGGTTATGTTGTTGTAAAAGGATTGAAGAGTTTTCAGAAATGGCGGGATGTTGTTAAAGCAGCAAAAGACTTGAAACCTGAATTTGATTATTTCTCTATAAAAGATTTAAGCAGGATATTTATTCAAACAAAAGCGACAAGAGTATCTCCAAACAGGTTTGATAATCCTGATGAGGCCTATAAGCATGGATGGAATCCTTATGCTCTTATTGACTATATGTTGAAAACCTCGTTTAACGAAAAAGTTGAAAGTGAAAAATTTTATCTTGTCCTTGCTGATTCAGGAATGGGAAAGACTGCTTTTATGGTGAATCTTTATTTAAAAAACTATTCTATATATAATTTTTTCTCCCGAAATAAATATGCGATGACGCTGCTGCGTTTTCAGAGTCCAGATAAAAATAAGCCGGTTGATATCCTGGAAAGATTGAAAAGTATAAAACAGGAGGATATAAAAAACACAATTCTTTTGCTGGATGGATTGGATGAAGATCCCTTTATAATTTCAAGGGATAGCGCTGTTTCTGACGAAGAGGCATTTAATAAACGGATAGATCAGATCGTATCGGCCACACGAATTTACAAGGATGTGGTTATTACCTGTCGTACACAGTATTTTCCACAGCAGGAAACAGATGCCTATGAGTTGCATGTCAGAAAGCCAGATGGGAAGGGCATGTATAAACTTCAGAAATACTATATATTTCCCTTTTCAGACAGTGATATTCAGAAATATCTTGACCGAAAATATGGTGTGTTCAGATTCTGGAACACAGAGAAAAAGAAGAGTGCTCAATTAATAGCAAAAGATAACAAGAGTCTTCTGGCGCGACCAATGCTGATGAACTATATCGATTATCTTGTTGAGGAAAATAATATTTATACGTGTACCTCTCAAGTATATCATGTGCTTATCGAGAAGTGGCTGAAACGAGAGGCTGATAAATGGAAGTCGGAAGCTGAGAAAAAGGCATTCATCGATAATTTAAGAAAGTTATCAATGAGTGTCGCGCTTGAAATTTATCATAACTGGAGGAGTGATGGCAAGCTTTCCATCCCAAAAAATCGCGCAAAAGAGATTGCGGACGAGTATAATATTACGCTCTCCGCTGATGAGGTGCATGGAAAATCATTATTGACCTGTGATGCCTATTTGAACTGGAAGTTCGCCCATAAATCGATACTCGAATATTTCATAGCCAAACAGGCTGCTGAAGATACAGGTTTTGCTGTGAAGTTGCAGTTTGCGGGTATGAATATGACGAGGAAGTTCTGTTCAGAGTTTGGCTTGAGTTCACTGATCGAGTCAAATTATGTTCTGATTCGAGGTGACGAGTTTACCATGGGGAGCCCGAAACACGAAGTTGACAGGTCAGATAATGAAACGGAACATCAGGTAAAACTCTCTGATTATTATCTCTGTAAATATGCCGTTACGGTAGCGGATTTTAAACGGTTTGCCGAAGAGATCGGGTACACTACGGATGCCGAAACCGCTGGCAGCAGTTCTGTTTTTGATGGCAAAGCGTGGAATAAAAAAGTGGGTATAAACTGGCGGCATGGAGTTTCCGAAAGTTTACGCAGTGCCGGAGAGTACAATCATCCTGTGTTGCATGTCAGTTGGAACGATGCCGTTGCCTATGCCGGGTGGCTCTCCTTGCAAACCGGAAAATCGTTCAGGCTGCCAACAGAGGCAGAGTGGGAGTATGCGTGCCGGGCAGGAAAGGGAGAGCCGTTCAGTACCGGCGAGAACCTCACGACCGACCAGGCAAATTATGACGGAAACTATCCCTATAATGGCAACAGAAAGGGAGTGTTCAGGGGAACCACGATAGCGTGTGATGCGCTTGAACCAAATGCATTGGGTTTGTACAATATGCACGGTAATGTTTGGGAGTGGTGCAGCGACAGGTATGGGGATAAATATTATGATGAATGCAAAGCCAAAGGTATTGTTGAAAATCCGGTTGGCCCTGAAACCGGTTCGCTCCGTGTGCTTCGTGGAGGTAGCTGGTTCAACTATGCGAGGATCTGTCGGTCGGCTTATCGCGACGGCGACTCCCCCGACTACCGCAGCGACGACGCCGGCTTCCGCCTGGCCTTCGTCCCGTAG
- the ltrA gene encoding group II intron reverse transcriptase/maturase: MTKPYEISKHLVLESYRTVKANRGGAGVDQESIEAFEKNLKGNLYKLWNRLSSGSYFPPPVKGVGIPKKTGGIRMLGVPTVADRVAQTVGKETLEPLLEPIFHQDSYGYRPGRSALDAVGVVRERCWKYDWVVEFDISKFFDTMNHELLMRAVRKHCQIEWVLLYVERWLKAPMMSPEGDLVERTKGTPQGGVISPLLANLFLHYAFDRWVSENLPGVPFCRYADDGVLHCKSKEQAVLVMKKITKRFEACGLRVNPDKTRIVYCKDDKRKEDHPVTSFTFLGYTFRPRQVKDKHGRIFVGFTPAVSSGSLKTMRRTIRSWHLQLKSDKQIEELSKAIDPVLRGWKNYFCRFNASAMKPVWHHVNLYLTRWLMRKYQKYAGRLKRAVGVLERIARAKPSAFVHWKLGCIPKGWIMGAG, translated from the coding sequence ATGACAAAGCCTTATGAGATTTCCAAACACCTCGTTCTGGAATCATACAGAACGGTCAAAGCAAACAGAGGAGGTGCCGGAGTAGATCAGGAATCGATCGAAGCCTTCGAGAAGAATCTGAAAGGCAATTTGTACAAGCTCTGGAATCGTCTCAGCTCCGGGAGCTATTTCCCGCCGCCAGTCAAAGGGGTAGGCATACCCAAGAAAACCGGCGGCATACGGATGCTGGGCGTACCAACAGTAGCGGATCGGGTTGCCCAGACGGTAGGCAAGGAGACGCTTGAGCCTCTGCTGGAACCGATCTTTCACCAGGACTCATACGGGTACAGACCAGGCCGAAGTGCGCTGGATGCCGTGGGAGTGGTGAGAGAGCGGTGCTGGAAGTATGATTGGGTAGTCGAGTTTGATATCAGCAAGTTCTTTGACACGATGAATCATGAGCTGTTGATGCGAGCAGTAAGGAAGCACTGCCAGATCGAATGGGTGTTGCTCTATGTCGAGCGCTGGCTGAAAGCGCCGATGATGAGCCCGGAAGGAGATCTGGTAGAGCGGACAAAGGGAACACCGCAAGGCGGGGTAATAAGCCCACTGTTAGCGAATCTGTTTCTGCACTATGCCTTTGACCGGTGGGTCAGCGAAAATCTTCCCGGTGTGCCGTTCTGTCGGTATGCCGACGATGGGGTGCTGCACTGTAAAAGCAAAGAGCAGGCGGTGCTGGTCATGAAAAAGATAACGAAAAGGTTTGAAGCGTGCGGATTGCGAGTAAACCCGGACAAAACACGGATCGTCTATTGCAAGGATGACAAACGAAAGGAAGATCATCCGGTAACGAGCTTTACGTTTTTAGGCTATACCTTTCGACCACGACAGGTGAAGGATAAACATGGCCGAATATTCGTGGGGTTCACACCGGCGGTGAGTTCGGGATCGCTGAAAACGATGCGAAGAACCATAAGAAGCTGGCATCTGCAATTGAAAAGCGATAAGCAGATTGAGGAACTATCAAAAGCGATCGACCCGGTACTGAGGGGGTGGAAGAACTACTTCTGTCGATTCAACGCCTCGGCAATGAAACCGGTATGGCATCATGTCAATCTGTATCTGACAAGGTGGCTGATGCGGAAATACCAAAAGTATGCAGGTCGTCTCAAACGCGCAGTCGGTGTGCTTGAACGGATAGCGAGAGCAAAGCCTTCAGCGTTTGTGCATTGGAAATTGGGGTGCATTCCCAAAGGCTGGATAATGGGAGCCGGATGA
- the istB gene encoding IS21-like element helper ATPase IstB, whose product MNTQLTLDQLRSMNLYGMANAYEAAMTLPVHEQPAADMLLGKLVDAEQLFRKEQSTKRYLLQSKIRYPAILEQVHCNAARNLTRDQLLSLSDCSFIRRGENILITGATGCGKSYLACALGRQACSLGYRTLYFGMNRFLERIAQTKLDGTFVRVLNQIERTHLIILDDFGLQPLDATTRIALLQILEDRYGKQAIMITSQLPVAQWHDVIGEPTIADGIMDRLVGNAHRLELKGESLRRKKLDKNV is encoded by the coding sequence ATGAATACCCAGCTTACCCTTGACCAGCTTCGCTCTATGAACCTTTATGGTATGGCAAATGCCTATGAAGCCGCCATGACATTACCGGTTCACGAACAGCCGGCAGCCGATATGCTGCTTGGCAAACTGGTTGATGCCGAACAGCTTTTTCGAAAAGAACAGAGCACAAAACGATACCTGCTGCAAAGCAAAATCCGGTATCCAGCCATCCTCGAACAGGTGCACTGCAACGCCGCCAGAAACCTGACACGGGATCAACTTCTCAGCCTGTCCGACTGTAGTTTTATCCGGCGAGGAGAAAATATTCTTATTACCGGAGCCACCGGATGCGGCAAAAGCTACCTTGCCTGCGCATTGGGCCGGCAGGCCTGTTCACTCGGCTATCGCACCCTGTACTTCGGCATGAACCGATTTCTTGAACGCATTGCCCAGACAAAGCTCGACGGAACCTTTGTACGGGTGCTTAACCAGATTGAACGAACACATCTGATTATTCTTGATGATTTCGGCCTCCAACCTCTCGACGCAACGACACGTATTGCTCTGCTGCAAATCCTTGAAGATCGGTATGGAAAACAAGCGATTATGATCACTTCTCAGCTTCCGGTTGCCCAGTGGCATGACGTAATTGGGGAGCCGACAATTGCTGATGGAATCATGGATCGGCTGGTCGGAAATGCTCACCGGCTTGAGCTGAAAGGTGAATCATTAAGAAGGAAGAAACTGGATAAAAATGTGTAA
- the istA gene encoding IS21 family transposase — protein sequence MANKALTMLQVRRILKLLMEECSQREIHRSTGIHRVTIKSYLHRFTSSGKPFSELYALSDYDLSVLVHPPRSTKTSDERYADLQPQLQRFSDELNKTNSHVTKQVLWEEYLQDRPTGYQYSQFCYHVDQYIKQHAVTMPQQHEPGYRLQIDFAGDPLWIIDPLTRERIKCPVLVCTLPCSSFFYVEPLSSCRQEHLIPALNRALAYFGGVPKNILSDNMKQVVTTASRYEPVFNDLMEQWALHYQTNMQATRAVRPKDKPSVEGSVHHAYQQIYARLRNEEFTSLSALTYRVRHLLDTANDRLMTDYGKSRRQRFIELEQEFLQPLPLTDFVYKRETTAKVKKNYHVILGEDRCQYSVPHEHIGKIVKLIYDESVVEVFLDFQRIALHQRIVGRRGIYRTVEEHMPESHRRYHQQQGWTEEDFTSKAAAVGPCTEEAVLRLLSSKAFAQQSFDACLGILRLQKKYGTTRLEAACSVALQVPRLNYRLVNNILENNRDKVSVAAGEQRASLLPLHDNIRGKEVYN from the coding sequence ATGGCAAACAAGGCCTTGACTATGTTACAAGTTCGACGTATTCTCAAACTCTTGATGGAGGAGTGTTCCCAACGGGAAATCCATCGCAGTACAGGTATTCACCGCGTCACCATCAAAAGCTATCTGCACCGGTTTACGAGCAGCGGAAAACCGTTTTCAGAGCTGTATGCGCTCTCTGATTACGATCTTTCTGTTCTGGTTCACCCACCCCGTTCCACCAAAACCTCTGATGAACGGTATGCAGATCTCCAGCCCCAACTGCAACGTTTTTCTGATGAGCTGAACAAGACGAACTCTCATGTTACCAAGCAGGTGTTATGGGAAGAGTATCTTCAGGATCGACCTACTGGGTATCAATATTCCCAGTTTTGCTATCACGTGGATCAGTACATAAAACAGCATGCCGTCACGATGCCGCAGCAGCATGAGCCGGGCTACCGACTGCAGATCGACTTTGCTGGTGATCCGCTCTGGATTATCGACCCGCTTACCAGAGAACGCATCAAGTGCCCGGTTCTGGTCTGCACGTTGCCTTGCAGCAGCTTTTTTTACGTTGAACCGCTCTCATCTTGCAGGCAGGAGCACCTGATTCCTGCACTCAATCGGGCGCTTGCCTATTTTGGCGGTGTTCCCAAAAACATTCTGAGCGACAACATGAAACAGGTCGTGACAACAGCATCACGCTATGAGCCTGTTTTCAATGATCTTATGGAACAATGGGCCTTGCACTATCAGACCAACATGCAGGCAACCAGAGCCGTCAGGCCCAAGGATAAGCCATCTGTTGAAGGCTCGGTGCACCATGCTTATCAGCAGATTTACGCAAGGTTGCGCAATGAGGAGTTCACCAGTCTGAGTGCGTTGACGTATCGGGTTCGGCATCTGCTTGATACGGCCAATGATCGGCTGATGACCGATTATGGCAAGAGTCGCAGACAGCGGTTTATAGAACTTGAGCAAGAGTTTTTACAGCCACTGCCGCTGACTGATTTTGTGTACAAGCGTGAAACAACTGCCAAAGTCAAGAAAAATTATCATGTCATTCTGGGCGAAGACCGCTGCCAGTACAGTGTTCCGCATGAGCATATCGGCAAAATCGTCAAGCTGATCTATGATGAATCGGTGGTTGAGGTATTTCTTGATTTCCAGCGTATCGCCTTGCATCAGCGCATCGTCGGACGCCGGGGTATCTACAGAACTGTCGAGGAACATATGCCGGAATCACATCGCCGGTACCATCAGCAACAAGGGTGGACTGAGGAGGACTTTACCAGCAAAGCTGCCGCTGTCGGGCCCTGTACCGAGGAAGCTGTTTTGCGGCTTCTGAGTTCAAAAGCTTTTGCACAACAGAGCTTTGATGCCTGCCTGGGCATTCTCCGGCTCCAGAAAAAGTATGGAACAACAAGACTCGAAGCGGCTTGCAGTGTAGCCCTGCAAGTCCCACGCCTCAACTATCGACTCGTCAACAACATTCTGGAAAACAACAGGGACAAGGTCTCTGTTGCAGCAGGAGAACAGCGTGCATCACTGCTTCCGTTGCATGACAATATTCGCGGTAAAGAAGTCTACAATTAA
- a CDS encoding transposase: MPRGARLDSPGTLHHVMVRGIEGNSIVADDEDRMYFVSRMGKVAAATGTSIYAWALLTNHAHILLKSGASGLSTFMRKLLTGYATGYNLRHKRHGHLFQNRYKSIVCEEEPYFLRLVSYIHLNPLRAGLAESLEDLERYPSSGHAVVMNRIRHKWQDRNYVLGYFGKRESSALQAYREFVAEESGRGRQPELTGGGLIRSIGGWSEVKSLRKRQEKQFSDERILGSGEFVKEILDDVEESVKERLPATAAAMEAGERLVSACEEAGISVLALQGGSRKRECTELRKRLALEYVLELGMTYAGSARLLGISAVAVNQIVKRCGL; this comes from the coding sequence ATGCCGAGAGGAGCAAGACTGGACTCGCCGGGTACGCTGCATCATGTGATGGTGCGGGGCATCGAAGGCAACAGCATTGTTGCCGATGACGAAGACCGGATGTATTTCGTTTCGCGGATGGGGAAGGTCGCGGCGGCAACCGGCACGAGCATCTATGCCTGGGCGCTCTTGACCAACCATGCGCATATCCTGCTGAAGAGCGGAGCTTCCGGCCTGTCGACATTCATGCGCAAACTGCTGACAGGATATGCCACAGGGTACAACCTCAGACACAAGCGTCACGGCCATCTTTTCCAGAACCGGTACAAGTCGATTGTCTGCGAGGAAGAGCCCTATTTTCTCAGGCTGGTCAGCTACATCCATCTCAACCCCCTTCGAGCAGGTCTTGCTGAATCGCTTGAAGATCTGGAACGTTATCCGTCGAGCGGTCATGCGGTGGTGATGAACCGGATACGGCATAAGTGGCAGGACCGGAACTATGTGCTCGGATACTTCGGCAAGAGGGAATCGTCTGCCCTGCAAGCGTATCGGGAGTTCGTTGCAGAAGAGAGTGGACGCGGTCGTCAGCCGGAACTGACAGGAGGCGGACTTATCCGGTCGATAGGCGGCTGGTCGGAAGTGAAGTCGCTGAGGAAGCGGCAAGAGAAGCAGTTCAGCGACGAGCGGATTCTCGGAAGCGGCGAGTTCGTCAAAGAGATTCTCGACGATGTTGAAGAATCCGTGAAGGAGAGGCTGCCGGCAACAGCAGCAGCGATGGAAGCCGGGGAACGGCTGGTGAGCGCATGCGAAGAGGCGGGAATAAGTGTTCTTGCGCTGCAGGGCGGAAGCCGGAAGCGGGAGTGTACGGAGTTGCGAAAACGGCTTGCACTGGAATATGTGCTCGAGCTCGGGATGACCTATGCCGGATCGGCGCGTCTGCTGGGGATTTCAGCAGTTGCGGTCAATCAGATCGTGAAACGTTGCGGGTTGTAA
- a CDS encoding transposase, translating into MPRGARLDSPGTLHHVMVRGIEGNSIVADDEDRMYFVSRMGKVAAATGTSIYAWALLTNHAHILLKSGASGLSTFMRKLLTGYATGYNLRHKRHGHLFQNRYKSIVCEEEPYFLRLVSYIHLNPLRAGLAESLEDLERYPWGGHAVVMNRIRHEWQDRNYVLGYFGKRESSALQAYREFVAEESGRGRQPELTGGGLVRSIGGWSEVKSLRKRQEKQFSDERILGSGEFVKEILDDVEESVKERLPATAAAMEAGERLVSACEEAGISVHALQGGSRKRECTELRKRLALEYVLE; encoded by the coding sequence ATGCCGAGAGGAGCAAGACTGGACTCGCCGGGTACGCTGCATCATGTGATGGTGCGGGGCATCGAAGGTAACAGCATTGTTGCCGATGACGAAGACCGGATGTATTTCGTTTCGCGGATGGGGAAGGTCGCGGCGGCAACCGGCACGAGCATCTATGCCTGGGCGCTCTTGACCAACCATGCGCATATCCTGCTGAAGAGCGGAGCTTCCGGCCTGTCGACGTTCATGCGCAAGCTCCTGACCGGTTACGCCACAGGGTACAACCTCAGACACAAGCGTCACGGCCATCTTTTCCAGAACCGGTACAAGTCGATTGTCTGCGAGGAAGAGCCCTATTTTCTCAGGCTGGTCAGCTACATCCATCTCAACCCCCTGCGGGCAGGTCTTGCTGAATCGCTTGAAGATCTGGAACGTTATCCGTGGGGCGGTCATGCGGTGGTGATGAACCGGATACGGCATGAGTGGCAGGACCGGAACTATGTGCTCGGATACTTCGGCAAGAGGGAATCGTCTGCCCTGCAAGCGTATCGGGAGTTCGTTGCAGAAGAGAGCGGACGCGGTCGTCAGCCGGAACTGACCGGAGGCGGACTTGTTCGCTCGATAGGCGGCTGGTCGGAAGTGAAGTCGCTGAGGAAACGACAAGAGAAGCAGTTCAGCGACGAGCGGATTCTCGGAAGCGGCGAGTTCGTCAAAGAGATTCTCGACGATGTTGAAGAATCCGTGAAGGAGAGGCTGCCGGCAACAGCAGCAGCGATGGAAGCCGGGGAACGGCTGGTGAGCGCATGCGAAGAGGCGGGAATAAGTGTTCATGCGCTGCAGGGCGGAAGCCGGAAGCGGGAGTGTACGGAGTTGCGAAAACGGCTTGCACTGGAATATGTGCTCGAGTGA
- a CDS encoding Acg family FMN-binding oxidoreductase, with the protein MPQPSMFNHMMTRRRFIISSMAAIGGLATVSACSPEKNPGSYMDVASGIWRHGKVEAGNRSAVLRELVRYATLAPSSHNTQCWKFRIDDRSISIFPDFSRRCPVVDPDDHHLFVSIGCAMENLIQAASANGLDGNAVFDPSSRGNVRVSLEPTNAVVTPLFKAIPERQSTRAEYDRKPISMNELAMLEREGTGKGVRIIFLTERAAMESLLDYVVQGNTAQMNDSAFVEELKAWIRFSESDAVRRGDGLYSASSGNPSVPSWLGSLLFGLFFTEKNENDKYAKQVRSSAGIAVFVSEGENPEQWIEVGRCYERFALQCTALGIRNAMLNQPVEVAALRPQFGAFLGIGEHRPDLVVRFGRGSGLPQSLRRPVEDVLA; encoded by the coding sequence ATGCCTCAACCCTCAATGTTTAATCATATGATGACTCGCAGACGGTTTATTATCTCCTCCATGGCGGCTATTGGCGGTTTGGCGACCGTATCGGCATGTTCACCAGAAAAAAATCCCGGCAGCTACATGGATGTCGCAAGCGGTATCTGGCGTCACGGAAAGGTGGAGGCCGGGAACAGGTCTGCGGTTCTGCGTGAGCTTGTGCGATATGCGACACTGGCGCCATCAAGCCACAATACCCAGTGCTGGAAGTTTCGCATTGATGATCGTTCTATCTCGATTTTCCCCGATTTCTCGCGCAGATGCCCCGTAGTCGATCCGGACGATCATCACCTGTTTGTATCAATCGGGTGTGCGATGGAGAACCTTATACAGGCGGCATCAGCAAACGGGCTTGATGGTAATGCGGTTTTCGATCCGTCCTCGCGCGGGAATGTGCGTGTTTCGCTGGAACCAACGAATGCCGTTGTTACCCCTCTGTTCAAAGCGATACCGGAGCGCCAGAGCACACGAGCCGAGTATGACAGGAAGCCGATTTCCATGAATGAGCTGGCGATGCTGGAAAGGGAGGGTACAGGCAAAGGTGTCCGGATTATTTTTCTCACTGAACGCGCGGCAATGGAGAGCCTGCTCGATTATGTTGTTCAGGGTAATACTGCGCAAATGAACGACAGCGCATTCGTTGAAGAGCTGAAAGCATGGATACGCTTCAGTGAGAGCGATGCGGTACGCAGAGGAGACGGCCTGTATTCTGCCTCGTCGGGGAATCCATCCGTGCCTTCGTGGCTGGGCAGCCTCCTGTTCGGTTTGTTCTTTACAGAGAAGAACGAGAACGACAAGTATGCGAAGCAGGTGCGCAGTTCAGCAGGTATCGCGGTGTTTGTATCGGAGGGCGAGAACCCTGAGCAATGGATAGAAGTCGGGAGATGCTACGAACGGTTTGCGCTTCAGTGCACGGCTTTGGGGATACGCAATGCCATGCTCAATCAACCGGTGGAAGTTGCTGCACTGAGGCCGCAGTTCGGGGCCTTTCTCGGTATCGGGGAGCACAGGCCGGATCTGGTCGTACGATTCGGACGTGGTTCGGGATTGCCGCAGTCATTGCGACGTCCGGTTGAAGATGTTCTGGCATGA
- a CDS encoding STAS-like domain-containing protein produces MLTACRDRSLNVAAETARHFKISRQAASRHLHALEEAGLVRSEGAKNVKKSTLIPLKQTSWTFLLAGLKEDVVWLESIAPLIADLPGNVREMWQYGATEMINNALDHSEGLNLSIYFSRNAIDCELTITDDGEGIFHRIQRLTGLYDARESILELAKGKLTTDPQNHSGEGIFFTSRAFDSFVIISRNLYFTHRAEKDDWLIDIDSDTPGTSIYLRLSNTCPRTMKEIYDEYAEPDEYAFNKTRVPVKLARYEEEKLVSRSQAKRLVSRFEKFSTVILDFEDVEEIGQAFADEIFRVFASNHPEVKLITAHATDAVNKMILRALAVR; encoded by the coding sequence ATGTTGACAGCTTGCAGGGACAGGTCGCTCAATGTCGCCGCGGAGACTGCAAGGCATTTCAAAATCTCACGACAGGCGGCTTCACGGCACCTGCATGCACTCGAAGAAGCCGGACTCGTCAGATCGGAGGGGGCGAAAAACGTCAAAAAATCGACACTTATCCCTCTTAAGCAAACATCCTGGACATTCCTGTTGGCTGGCCTGAAAGAGGATGTGGTATGGCTTGAATCGATAGCTCCCCTGATTGCTGATTTGCCGGGTAATGTCCGCGAAATGTGGCAATACGGTGCGACAGAAATGATCAACAACGCTCTTGATCACTCAGAGGGACTTAACCTGTCAATTTACTTTTCAAGAAACGCAATAGATTGCGAACTGACGATTACTGACGATGGCGAGGGCATCTTCCACCGTATTCAACGATTAACCGGCCTGTATGATGCACGGGAATCAATCCTTGAGCTTGCCAAGGGCAAGCTGACAACCGACCCGCAGAACCATTCCGGCGAAGGTATATTTTTTACATCGAGGGCATTCGACAGCTTCGTAATCATCTCAAGAAATCTGTACTTCACCCACCGGGCAGAAAAAGATGACTGGCTGATCGATATCGACTCTGATACACCGGGCACGAGCATTTATCTCAGATTGAGCAACACCTGCCCTCGAACCATGAAGGAAATCTATGACGAGTATGCCGAGCCGGACGAGTATGCCTTTAACAAAACAAGAGTTCCGGTAAAGCTGGCCCGATATGAGGAAGAAAAGCTCGTATCCCGATCGCAGGCAAAGAGGCTCGTATCGCGCTTCGAGAAGTTCTCAACCGTAATCCTTGATTTTGAAGACGTTGAAGAAATCGGACAAGCATTTGCAGACGAAATCTTCAGAGTATTTGCATCGAACCATCCCGAAGTGAAACTCATTACCGCTCATGCAACGGACGCCGTAAACAAAATGATTCTGAGAGCTCTGGCTGTCAGGTAA